In Patagioenas fasciata isolate bPatFas1 chromosome 11, bPatFas1.hap1, whole genome shotgun sequence, the following proteins share a genomic window:
- the AGTR2 gene encoding type-2 angiotensin II receptor, translating into MQKNYSLVTTTGETLQVLYTALTNSPAALRSASPCPLTSSNYEFSLIPALFSVVFVLGLVGNSVVVVVLCRHRGPKTVANIYIFNLAVADLLCLATLPFWATYYAQGYNWLFGSLMCKISSSVLCLNMFASIFFITCMSMDRYHAIVHPIRSQRRTPQQAYFIALVVWGLASLSSLPTFYFRDTDYIESLGVNACIMAFPHDSYAKWSVTTAFLKNTLGFFIPLTVITTCYIWIRRHLLKAQKFGKNKQKRDKVLKLVAAVVVAFLISWLPFHILTFLDALAHMNIINNCDMTEIIDTALPFGICMAFTNSCINPLLYCFIGNQFQEKLHHLFKRRVYQFNSHRESSSLRKGSYFKDAEIPVGREVGPESFL; encoded by the coding sequence ATGCAGAAAAACTACTCCCTGGTCACCACCACCGGAGAAACTCTCCAAGTCCTTTATACAGCACTGACAAACTCACCGGCTGCATTGCGCTCAGCCTCTCCCTGCCCACTTACTTCTTCAAATTATGAGTTTTCACTAATTCCAGCACTCTTCTCTGTGGTTTTTGTTCTGGGGTTGGTTGGCAACAGCGTGGTGGTTGTGGTGCTTTGTCGTCACAGGGGCCCCAAAACAGTGGCTAATATCTACATTTTCAACCTGGCCGTGGCGGATTTGCTGTGCCTCGCCACCCTTCCCTTCTGGGCTACCTACTATGCGCAGGGGTACAACTGGCTCTTTGGGTCTCTCATGTGCAAAATCTCCAGTTCTGTCCTGTGCTTGAACATGTTTGCGAGTATATTTTTCATTACATGTATGAGCATGGACCGATACCACGCTATTGTCCATCCTATTCGCTCTCAAAGAAGAACTCCACAACAAGCTTATTTTATAGCATTGGTTGTGTGGGGCCTTGCCTCTTTGTCCTCCCTTCCAACGTTTTATTTCCGTGACACTGACTACATTGAAAGCTTGGGTGTCAATGCTTGCATTATGGCCTTTCCTCATGACAGTTATGCAAAATGGTCTGTGACAACAGCCTTCCTGAAAAATACGCTTGGTTTCTTCATCCCCTTGACAGTGATCACCACATGCTACATCTGGATCAGGAGGCACTTGCTCAAAGCACAGAAGTTTGGGAAAAACAAGCAGAAGAGGGACAAAGTCCTAAAGCTGGTGGCTGCTGTTGTTGTGGCCTTCTTAATTTCCTGGCTCCCATTCCACATTTTAACGTTTTTGGATGCCTTGGCTCATATGAACATCATTAACAACTGTGACATGACAGAGATCATTGACACAGCACTGCCATTTGGCATCTGCATGGCATTTACCAACAGCTGCATCAATCCTTTGCTGTACTGCTTTATTGGAAACCAGTTCCAGGAGAAGCTCCATCACTTGTTTAAGCGACGAGTTTATCAGTTCAACAGCCATCGAGAGAGCTCTTCTTTGAGGAAAGGGAGCTATTTCAAAGATGCTGAGATCCCTGTGGGCAGGGAAGTGGGGCCTGAGTCCTTCCTGTAG